Genomic window (Streptomyces sp. RerS4):
GACGACCCGCTCGCCCTGATGCGCTCCCTGCGGCCCGTCGGACGACGATCCATCGGCGGCCCCGGCGAGGAACTCGACGAGCAACTCACCGTGGAACGCAGCATCGAGGCCATGGTCCCCACCCCCGTCCTGCGCCCCGCCGAAAGCCGCTGGCTGGACCTGGCCCTGGTCGTGGACACCCACCCCTCGATGCTGCTGTGGAGCGACCTGGTGGCCGAACTGCGCGCCGTCCTCACCCGCAGCGGCGTCTTCCGCGACGTCCGCACCTGGCAGCTCACCGGCACCGGACCCGGCGACACCCCCATGCTGGCCCGGCGACGCGGCGCGGCGCCGCGCAACCCGCTGGAGCTGGCGGACCCGGCCGGCCGGCGGCTGATCCTCGTCGTGTCCGACACCGTCGCGGGCGGCTGGCGCGAGACCCCGCTGCGCGGCCTGCTCCGGCACTGGAGCACCCACAACGCCGTCGCCGTGCTGAACGTGCTGCCCGAACGGCTGTGGACGCGGGGCGCCGTACGCCCCGTCCCGTTCGCCGTCCGCTGCGACCGACCCGCCGCCGCCACCCGCGCCTGGCAGCGGGTCCCCGCCGCCCGACGGGCACGCGGCGGCGGAGCGGTGGTCCCGGTGGTCGGCATCGCCTCCGGGAGCCTCGCCCGACTCGTGCGCGTGGTGTCCGGCGACGGGAGGTGGCGCCGCCTGGCCTGCCTGCGGTTGGACGCCGCACCCGAGCCCGGCACTGCCGCGCCGGACCGCCGCACCACCGCCCTGGAGGCGGTGGAACGCTTCCGCGCCGGCGCCTCCCCGACCGCCCAGCGACTCGCCGCGCACCTGGCCGCCGTACCGCTGACCCTGCCCGTGATGACCCTCGTACGACGCTCCCTGCTGCGCGACTCCGAGCACGGACACCTCGCGGAGGTGGCCCTCGGCGGGCTCTTCGCGCCCTGGGACGGCGAACAGCCCGCCGAGGAGGTGCGGTTCGACTTCCTGCCGGGCGTACGGGACGTGCTGCTCGGCTCCCAACTGCGCGGCGACGTGGCCGCCGTACGGGAACTCGTGCTGCGCGGGGTGTGGGAGTACATGGACCGCCACCGGGGCACCGGCCCGGACTTCTCCGCGACCCGCGTGACCACCGGAGGCGAGGGCCGCCGGGAGGTCCCGCCCGAAGCCCTGCCGTTCGCGGAACGGCCCCCCGGGACGCTCGACGTGGATTCTGCCGGCGCGGGCCTGGCGGAGCGGGTGGTGCGGGTCCGCTTCGAGCCGCACACGGAGCCCCGCGAAGTCGGCACGCTGCTGACGCCCCGGCTGGTGCTGACCGTCGCCGACGCCGGCACGCACCCGGAGCAGCAGGCCTGGATCCGCTCCGGTGACGGCCGGGAGGTGGGGTGCCGCCCGGTGTGGTGGGACGGGGGGAGCCCGCGGGTACTGCTGTTGGAGTGCGAGGAGGACGTCGTGGCCCCCGCGGACCTGCCCGCGCTCGGCTGGACCTCCGCACACGGGATGCGGGTCCGCGTCGACGGGGTCACGGAAGGCCGGGGGGAGCCGGCCGCTCTGACCGGTGACGCGGTCCTGGAGGCGGGGGCGCGCAACGGGGAACTCGTGGCGTTGTCGGCCGAGGCGGAGGACTGGACCCACTTCCGGGGCGGCCCGGTCTCGGTCAACGGCCTGCTGGCGGGGGTGGTGCACAGCGTCTGGCCCGACCGGATGGTGTTCCTCTCCGCTACGACGTTGCTGGAGGACGACTCCTTCACCGCCGCGCCGGCGCCGCTCGACTCGGTCGAGACCCCGGTGGTCCTGACGGTGCGGGCGGGGCCGGGGCCGGACCCGATCGGGAGGCCGGCGCGTCGGGAGGTGCACCTGGTGCTGATGCGGTGCATGGAGGAGGCCGGCACCCGAGGCAGCGTGGAGCGCGGCGCCGACGACCGTACCGTGCACCTCGTCCTCGACCCACCGGGCGCCCTGGCCCAGGTCGGACGGATGCTTGGCGCGCTGCCCCGGGCCACGGCCACCCCGACCGGCGGGGCGCCGCTCGCGGTGGCGGTGGGCCTCGGAGCCGAAGGCCCGGCCGAGCAGATGGAGGCGCACGACGAGGTCACGCGCACGATGGAAGGCTTCCGGCTCTCCAGGAGCGAACGCCTCGTCCTGATCGTGTCCCCGTCCCTGCGCGAGACGCTCCTCCACCTGCTCGGCCCGACCGCGATGCGCGCCCTCGTCCCGCTGGAAGGCGTGGCCGACGGGTGGCTGTTCGACGATGACGCCGAGGAACTGGCGGGGCTGCTGGAGGAAGCCGACGGGGTGTCACGGGAGGAGGTCGGCTGGATCCGGTGCGGCCTCGTCACCCCGGACGCGGGCCCGTGCGGGGCCATCCGCCTGCCGGGCCGGGCCGGCTGCCTGGCGCACCTCCCGCCCGAGGAACAGGACGCCTACCTCGCCACCCTGACCCCCGGCTCGTCGGTGGACCTCCGGGGGACCGCCTTCGACGGTGGCCTCCTCCGCCGGCTCCTGGACGCCGTGCGCGACCCGCGCAACGGCAGCCCGCGCGTGGGCACGGCGCTCTTCACCCGGGCCCGGTTCGTCGACGACTGGGAGGAGGACGGACTCACCGTCCTGGGGAACGCCGACTTCTCGCGCGCCGTCTTCAGCGGCATGACGTGGTTGGCCCGGAGCTACTTCGGCGGTGACGTCTCCTTCCGCGGCGCCGTTTTCGAGCAGGGCGCGTACTTCGGTTCGGCCCGGTTCTCGGGCGCGGCGACCTTCACCCGGGTCTTCGCCGGCGAGGTCGTGTCCTTCCCCCTGGTCCACTGGGCGCGAGGTGTCAGCTTTCGGTCGGCGGTGCTGGAGGGCGGTGCGAACTTCGAGGGGATGGTCGCAGCGGAGCACACGGACTTCGCGCGCGTGCTCTTCAAGGGCCCCGTGTGGCTGCGCGACGGCGTGTTCGAGGGGCCGGTGTCCTTCGCGAACGCGGTGTGGGACGACTCCTTGTCGGGCGACGGTGTCAGGTTCGAGCGGCGGGCGTCCTTCACGAGGACGGCGGTCCGCGGCGACATGACGTTCCGCAACGCCCGTTTCCAGAGCGCGACGGACTTCTCCAACTCCTCGTTCCACTCCGGAGTCCTGTTCCACCATAGTGACGTCGACGGACCGTTGGTGTTCGACCGGTGTCACTTCGCCGGCCCGACCTTCTTCCTCCAGGGGACTTGGTCCACTGGATCCTCCTTCGCTCACGCCGCCTTCGCGGACCGGCTGAGCCTGCGCGATGTGCAGGTCGAGGGCGGCGCGAGCGACTTCTCCCGCGCTTCGTTCCAGGGACCGGTCCATCTGGCCGGCTCGCGATTCGGCACAGACACCCGCTTCGACCGATGCGCTTTCGCCGACTCCCTCGTCATCGAGCACTCCCGCTTCGAGGCCGGCCTCAGCTTCGACCGCGCGACCTTCGCAGGCCCCGTGACCCTCACCGACGTCGTCACCTTCGAACAGCCGCTCGCCTTGCCGCCGGGCGTGGAGTCGCGGATCCTGCGGCCCTCCGCGCCCAACCCCCTTGAGCCCGACGAGGATCCCCCCGCATTCTGATCATCACCCCGACCACCGGTACCCCAGGAGCCCCTCGTGCCGCACCGCCGCCATCTCCCCTTCGAGCGCCTGCACAACTTCCGTGATCTCGGCGGATACCGCTCCGCCGACGGCCGGACCGTCGCCTGGGGGACCCTCTACCGCGCCGACTCCCTCGGCAAGCTCCAGGGCGCGGACTGGGACCGCTTCCTCGACCTGGGCGTGCGGACCGTCATCGACCTGCGCTACCCCTGGGAGATCGAGGCCAAGGGCCGGATACCGGAGGCGGAACGTTTCACCTATGCCAACCTCAGCATCGAGCACCGCCCCTACGACCAGGCCGCCATCGACCCGGACATCGACCCCTGGCGCTACCTCGCCGACCGGTTCGCGGAGGTCGCCGAGGACGGGGTCGTGGAGATCCGTCGGGCCGTCGAACTCATCGCCGACGGGCCCGGACCTGCCGTGTTCCACTGCACCTCCGGCAAGGACCGCACCGGCCTGATCGCCGCCTTCGTCCTGACCCTGCTGGAGGTGCCCGAGGAGGAGATCCTCGCCGACTTCGCCCTCACCGAACTGGCCACCGCCCGCCTCACCGCCGACTGGCACGCCGCGAACCCCGGTCGCACCATGCGCTGGCCCTCGTACGGCCGCGCCCCGGCCACCGTCATGGAGCTCGTCCTCGCCGACCTGACGAGCCGTTACGGGTCCCCGACCGCCTACCTCACCGAGACCGTCGGCATCACCCCGGACACCGTCGCCCGCCTGCGCGCCCGCCTCCTGACCTGAAAAACCCGATGCCCCGCGCCCGGCCCCGCCCCTAGACTCGCCGACACGCCCCGCCGCGACGGCCGGGCGTGATCCGACGTGATCCGCTGCCGAGCTGCCCAGCGAAGAAGCGACGAGAAGAGAAGGGGAACCAGGCCATGCGCACGCACACCGACCGCGCCGCCGCCTCCGTTCCCCCCTGCCGGTACGACGTGATCCTGGTGTCCCGTCGCGTGCGGTGCCGGCTGCGCGGCCGTCACCGTACGCCGTGACACACGCCTGAGCTGCCTCCCCCTCCCGAGTCCCACCCGGCCTCGTGACGGGCGGGGGCGCCCCCGTGCCGTGTCCCGGACCATCGCGCCGCCCCTTCCCGTCTTTCGAAAGGCCCCGGGCCATGCGCACCACCACGTCCCACGACACCCTCCTCGCCGTCCGCAACCTCGGCATCCTCGCCCACGTCGACGCCGGCAAGACCACCGTCACCGAGCGGATCCTGTTCGCGACGGGCGCCGTCCACAAGCGCGGCGAGGTCCACGCCGGCACCACCGTCACCGACTTCGACGCGCAGGAACGCGACCGCGGCATCACGATCTTCGCCGCCGCCGTCAGCTGCACCTGGGACGGACACCGCATCAACCTCATCGACACCCCCGGCCACGTCGACTTCGCCGACGAGGTCGAACGCTCCCTGCGGGTGCTCGACGGGGCGATCGCCGTGTTCGACGCCGTCGCCGGCGTCGAGCCGCAGAGCGAGTCCGTCTGGCGGCAGGCCGACCGGTACGGCGTACCGCGCATCGCGTTCGTCAACAAGCTCGACCGGGCCGGCGCCGACCTGGACACCGCCGTCGCGTCGATCCGTCGACGCCTCGGCGCGGTGCCCCTGGTCGTCCAGCTGCCGATCGGACGCGAGGACGGTTTCACCGGCGTCGTCGACCTCCTGCGCATGCGCGCCCTGCTGTGGCCCGACGGCGGCGGAGCCGCCACGGACGCGCCCGTGCCGGAGGAACTCCGGGAGGAAGCGGCCCGGCGCCGTCGCCTGCTGGAGGAGACCGTCGCCGAACTCCACCCGGACGCCCTGGAGGAGTTCTGCGCGGCCTCGGCGCTGACCGAAGCCACCCTGCGCCGGGCCCTGCGCGAGCTGACCCTCGCCGGGGACGGGCTGGTCGTGCTGTGCGGGTCGGCGTACCGCAACCGCGGGATCGAACCGCTGCTGGACGCCGTACGGGACTACCTGCCCTCGCCCGCCGACATGCCGCCCGTACGCGGCACGACGGCGGACGGCGCCGGCGAGCGGGAACGCGAGCCGGACCCGGCGGCGCCGTTCACCGCGCTCGCCTTCAAGGTGACGGCCACCCCGACCGGGCGGCTCACCTTCCTGCGCGTGTACGCGGGCACCCTGCGCAAGGGCGATGCCGTCCTGGACGCGACCGGCGGGCGGACGGAGCGGATCGGCCGGATCCTGCGCGTACAGGCCGACCGGCACGAGGAGAGGCAGGAGGCGAGCGCCGGTGACATCGTCGCCGTCATCGGGCTGAAGACGGCCCGCGCCGGTACGACCCTGTGCGCGCCCGGCGCGCCGCTGGTCCTCGAACCACCGTCGGTGGCCGAGCCGGTGGTGTCCGTCGCCGTCGAGGCCGGACGCGGCACCGACACCGGCCGGCTCGCGACCGCGCTGGCCCGCCTCACCGAGGAGGACCCCTCCCTGGTGGTGCGTTCCGACGCGGAGACGGGCCAGACGGTGCTGTCGGGGATGGGCGAACTGCACCTGGAGGTGGCGGTGGAGAAGATCCGGCGCGGCCACGGGGTGGAGGTCGTCGTGGGTCGACCGCAGGTCTCCTACCGGGAGACCGTCGTGGCCGGGGTCACCGGATTCGTGTACCGGCACGTCAAACAGGACGGTGGCGCGGGCCAGTTCGCGCACGTCGTCCTGGACGTCGAGCCGCTGGGCGAGCCCGGCTTCGTGTTCCGCTCGACGGTCACCGGCGGCCGCGTCCCGCAGGAGTACGCGCGGGCCGTGGAGGCCGGCTGCCGTGACGCCCTCGCCGAGGGGCCGCTCGGCGGGCATCCGGTGACGGGGCTGCGCGTGGTCCTCACGGACGGGGCGACCCACTCCAAG
Coding sequences:
- the fusA gene encoding elongation factor G — translated: MRTTTSHDTLLAVRNLGILAHVDAGKTTVTERILFATGAVHKRGEVHAGTTVTDFDAQERDRGITIFAAAVSCTWDGHRINLIDTPGHVDFADEVERSLRVLDGAIAVFDAVAGVEPQSESVWRQADRYGVPRIAFVNKLDRAGADLDTAVASIRRRLGAVPLVVQLPIGREDGFTGVVDLLRMRALLWPDGGGAATDAPVPEELREEAARRRRLLEETVAELHPDALEEFCAASALTEATLRRALRELTLAGDGLVVLCGSAYRNRGIEPLLDAVRDYLPSPADMPPVRGTTADGAGEREREPDPAAPFTALAFKVTATPTGRLTFLRVYAGTLRKGDAVLDATGGRTERIGRILRVQADRHEERQEASAGDIVAVIGLKTARAGTTLCAPGAPLVLEPPSVAEPVVSVAVEAGRGTDTGRLATALARLTEEDPSLVVRSDAETGQTVLSGMGELHLEVAVEKIRRGHGVEVVVGRPQVSYRETVVAGVTGFVYRHVKQDGGAGQFAHVVLDVEPLGEPGFVFRSTVTGGRVPQEYARAVEAGCRDALAEGPLGGHPVTGLRVVLTDGATHSKDSSEMAFRAAGRFALRDALRASTLELLEPVAEVTVTVPEDGVGGVLGDLAARRARISGSTTEGGTALLTAVVPLAELFGYASRLRGRTQGRGTFTARPCGLAPVPATTAATLLGG
- a CDS encoding tyrosine-protein phosphatase, which codes for MPHRRHLPFERLHNFRDLGGYRSADGRTVAWGTLYRADSLGKLQGADWDRFLDLGVRTVIDLRYPWEIEAKGRIPEAERFTYANLSIEHRPYDQAAIDPDIDPWRYLADRFAEVAEDGVVEIRRAVELIADGPGPAVFHCTSGKDRTGLIAAFVLTLLEVPEEEILADFALTELATARLTADWHAANPGRTMRWPSYGRAPATVMELVLADLTSRYGSPTAYLTETVGITPDTVARLRARLLT
- a CDS encoding pentapeptide repeat-containing protein, with the protein product MIEELLRALAAGGTDLGGATGDGSAAPRTGLGPEEIADILWLAARVDPLRSSAEPAYADPPTPVAAPAPGTARGPAPPDPPALPGPRVPGAVQLFPASPRVVTGPATGTAGDPDADPGTRRGVPLRLPRTASLDDPLALMRSLRPVGRRSIGGPGEELDEQLTVERSIEAMVPTPVLRPAESRWLDLALVVDTHPSMLLWSDLVAELRAVLTRSGVFRDVRTWQLTGTGPGDTPMLARRRGAAPRNPLELADPAGRRLILVVSDTVAGGWRETPLRGLLRHWSTHNAVAVLNVLPERLWTRGAVRPVPFAVRCDRPAAATRAWQRVPAARRARGGGAVVPVVGIASGSLARLVRVVSGDGRWRRLACLRLDAAPEPGTAAPDRRTTALEAVERFRAGASPTAQRLAAHLAAVPLTLPVMTLVRRSLLRDSEHGHLAEVALGGLFAPWDGEQPAEEVRFDFLPGVRDVLLGSQLRGDVAAVRELVLRGVWEYMDRHRGTGPDFSATRVTTGGEGRREVPPEALPFAERPPGTLDVDSAGAGLAERVVRVRFEPHTEPREVGTLLTPRLVLTVADAGTHPEQQAWIRSGDGREVGCRPVWWDGGSPRVLLLECEEDVVAPADLPALGWTSAHGMRVRVDGVTEGRGEPAALTGDAVLEAGARNGELVALSAEAEDWTHFRGGPVSVNGLLAGVVHSVWPDRMVFLSATTLLEDDSFTAAPAPLDSVETPVVLTVRAGPGPDPIGRPARREVHLVLMRCMEEAGTRGSVERGADDRTVHLVLDPPGALAQVGRMLGALPRATATPTGGAPLAVAVGLGAEGPAEQMEAHDEVTRTMEGFRLSRSERLVLIVSPSLRETLLHLLGPTAMRALVPLEGVADGWLFDDDAEELAGLLEEADGVSREEVGWIRCGLVTPDAGPCGAIRLPGRAGCLAHLPPEEQDAYLATLTPGSSVDLRGTAFDGGLLRRLLDAVRDPRNGSPRVGTALFTRARFVDDWEEDGLTVLGNADFSRAVFSGMTWLARSYFGGDVSFRGAVFEQGAYFGSARFSGAATFTRVFAGEVVSFPLVHWARGVSFRSAVLEGGANFEGMVAAEHTDFARVLFKGPVWLRDGVFEGPVSFANAVWDDSLSGDGVRFERRASFTRTAVRGDMTFRNARFQSATDFSNSSFHSGVLFHHSDVDGPLVFDRCHFAGPTFFLQGTWSTGSSFAHAAFADRLSLRDVQVEGGASDFSRASFQGPVHLAGSRFGTDTRFDRCAFADSLVIEHSRFEAGLSFDRATFAGPVTLTDVVTFEQPLALPPGVESRILRPSAPNPLEPDEDPPAF